TTGTCTTCAACTTTAGATCAACGAATAGATGGTTATCCGTGAGATTGCAAACTATTGGTGCTACAATTGTTTTGGCTACTGCAATCTTAGCACTAGCAACAATGAATACTAAAAGGCAACTAAGTTCGGGTATGGTTGGTCTACTAATGAGCTATTCATTAGAGGTTACAGGTTCATTGACTTGGATTGTAAGGACAACTGTGACGATTGAAACCAACATTGTATCAGTGGAGAGAATTGTTGAGTACTGCGAATTACCACCTGAAGCACAGTCCATTAACCCTGAAAAGAGGCCAGATGAAAATTGGCCATCAAAGGGTGGTattgaattcaaaaactatTCCACAAAATACAGAGAAAATTTGGATCCAGTGCTGAATAATATTAACGTGAAGATTGAGCCATGTGAAAAGGTTGGGATTGTTGGCAGAACAGGTGCAGGGAAGTCTACACTGAGCCTGGCATTATTTAGAATACTAGAACCTACCGAAggtaaaattattattgaCGGCATTGATATATCCGACATAGGTCTGTTCGATTTAAGAAGCCATTTGGCAATTATTCCTCAGGATGCACAAGCTTTTGAAGGTACAGTAAAGACCAATTTGGACCCTTTCAATCGTTATTCAGAAGATGAACTTAAAAGGGCTGTTGAGCAGGCACATTTAAAGCCTCATCTGGAAAAAATGCTGCACAGTAAACCAAGAGGTGATGATTCTAATGAAGAGGATGGCAATGTTAATGATATTCTGGATGTCAAGATTAATGAGAACGGTAGTAACTTGTCAGTGGGGCAAAGACAACTACTATGTTTGGCAAGAGCGCTGCTAAACCGTTCCAAAATATTGGTCCTTGATGAAGCAACGGCTTCTGTGGATATGGAAACCGATAAAATTATCCAAGACACTATAAGAAGAGAATTTAAGGACCGTACCATCTTAACAATTGCACATCGTATCGACACTGTATTGGACAGTGATAAGATAATTGTTCTTGACCAGGGTAGTGTGAGGGAATTCGATTCACCCTCGAAATTGTTATCCGATAAAACGTCTATTTTTTACAGTCTTTGTGAGAAAGGTGGGTATTTGAAATAATGACATTGATTATTATATATGAAGATATAGAACATTTAATGCGCTGCAATATGTACGGTCACgccaattctttttctttctataTGCTTTCTAGTAACCCGGGTAATCACAAATGAAGCTAGTAGAGATATAACTAAATACAACTTAATTTTAACCTTATGTTGGATTGCTCAAGCAGTGTTCGAGAAAGACAGCGGCAGACAGATAGAAATGAGCTCAAATGAAGAGGTATTTACTCAGATAAACGCAACTGCGAATGTGGTTGATAATAAGAAGCGTTTACTTTTCGTGCAAGATAGCTCAGCACTTGTTCTAGGGCTTGTTGCAGGATTTTTGCAAATCGAGTCAGTCCATGGGTTTATTTGGTTCCTGATTCTGTACAACTTGATTAATGTCATTTACATTGTTTGGATCTGTCAACTTCAACCAGGAAAGTTCTACCAAAGCCCACTTcatgacatttttttcgaatCGTTTTTTAGAGAGATAACTGGTTTTGTCATGGCATGGACATTTGGATACGCCCTAATCGGATGAACATATAAGAACTACTTCTATAAACGGTTAGAAACAGGCTTGATTTATTATGTACAGTAAATATAATGTTAtttgtgttttttttttttaaatttttttagttccTTCTATGTAAAAAGACATGACAACAGTATTCTCAGTCAAATGATTTCAAATACACAATGTTAAATTCTCTATCTGTTGCAGAAATAAGAAGAGCGTAAGAGCGCAAAGATTTTTGCAGAAAAATAGAGATGAGGTACAAAAAGTAGGTAATggaaaaaagcaaataatGAATATAGGGGAACATAAATGTTATGGACAAGAGTAGatatcaaaataaaacaaaataaaatagaGTAAGTGAAAGACAAAtggaggaaaaaaaaaaaaaaaaaaaaaaaaaaaaaatagtaaaaaGTGAAAGGAGAACGATGATAACACTAATCACACCTCCGCATTTTCAACCAATGCTGCAAGTTTCTCAACACTGGCTAAATGTCTATTTCCTAGGGAGTTAGATTTGTTTAGTTTATCCAAATATGCTCTAATGGCAATGACGATCAATTTCTTACCCTCACCCTCAGAGACATTAACTAATTTTTGAATCACATAGTTGGCAAATTGATCCTTGATCATTAAAATCATTGGAGAATCGTCTTCCAGATTCAAAGCATGATTTTTGTCTCTTGGTAAAATCTTAGAAATTATTAAATCCTTCTGATTTTTAGAGCCATAAAGAATAGATTTTTCGACCACGTTGGAGGCAAATTTATGTTTAGAGTATTCGACAACATTATTGGCCACAGTTTCTATGATTTCCTGTTTGATATCGACCATTTCCTTATTGGTGAACTGATCTTGTTGCAAAACATATTGAATGACATAGTTACCATATTGGTCTTGAATTAGATATGGTATGAAATCTTTCAATTCGTTTAAAATGCTTTCCTGATCTTCGCTCGAACCAAATTCTAACAATCTTTGAATGACCCTACAGCCGTAGGAGTGGGTAGATAGATGGTAAATGTGGCCAGTTAAAGAACTTAAGATAAAAGGTAATTTTTCGATAGGAATTGTTTCGATGGCCTTTTGAATTACGTGATTACCGTTCTGATCTTTGATCATTTGCAAAACGGAGTCAGATAATTCCAGGACTAACTCAATTCTTTGATTGGAATCAATATATTCTAACGCCTTTTGAATTACACGACATGCGTACATTTGTAGAGATAACTGTTTCATGTTACCTTTAAATTGATCAAccaaagtatttttttgaattttgctaccaaattcaaaaaacttCTGAATGACGTAATTACCAAATACATCGTTCGAAAGCTCAATGGCGTCATCGCGaatttcattgaatatGACCTCCTTTTCTGAGGCTGGTGAGGTGGCCAACTCGCGCTGAATGAACCGTGAACCATGTTGATCTTTGCAAAACTCTAAGGAATGGCCAAAGATGTCTTTTAGTGACATGTTCGAGTTTGAATTTTTGTCAGAACTACTGTTTCTTAGTTGCTCTAACAACGGCGATCGATGATACGtttgctgctgttgctgtaGACTTTGAGAATGAGGATGAGAATGAGAGTGAGATTTATGGTTGTTGGCCGTTGACTCATTAGATTTGGAAGAAGCATTCTTTTTAGAGGTATTCTTTGTGGGTATAGAATTTTCTAGATAAGGATTTGCCTGTTTGTTGGCGTTGTTGGAGTTATTTGCAGGATGATTCttgttatttcttttcttgaagGTTTTTTCGTCCTTGGGCATTTTGACAGGTATAGGATTTGGAGTAGGGTAGTAAATATAAGGATTCTcctgttgctgttgctgttgttggtcttcttgttgttgttgttgttgctgttgctgttgttgctggGGAGCAGAGAGTGGTGGAGGTGGCATAAACATCATTGGGTTGGGGTAGGCAAACGGGAACGGAGAATTGTTTGGAGGGGACGAAGGTgaagaaacagaagaagGTCTGTTtgccttcttctttttcttaccaTTTGAGTCTTCGGTGTCTTCATTTGCTGGAATCTGTACTGAAATCATCTGGGAGATGAAATTTGAAGGAGATCCGATCAAGTAGTTGGGGAAGTTTTGGTAATGAGGGCCCTGATGAAACTGATTGGGTGGGAAGCCGTTCATGTAGGGGGGGAAATTGTTATTTGCAGGCCCATCTTGTTGGTTAGGAAGCGCGACATTTGTGGCCCCAACAGCGGCTGGATTGTTACTAGGTCTAAATACTGGTGTGTTGGCTACGTTCCAGATATTTCTCTTGGGGTAATGAGCATTTTCGGACTCTAAAGACGCAGATGAGCCTGAATTTGAACTGGAGTGGTAAAGCGAACCACTGTTAGTAGTGTTCCTAttcaatttgttgaagTTTTTGTCAGACTCGACATTTTGCTCGAAAGTATTCTGTGTGTCTAAGCTGGCGTTAGAGACGCTTTTTGATATGAATTGGGACTGAGTATTGACAGCGTCGGGTCTATCTTGAGATTCCAGTTCCCTTGTACCGTCAATCAAAGATTTTCCGAACTTCTCAAAAAACCCTTCCCCACCAGAGTTGTTGTTGTCATTGCCATTGTAGTAAACGGGACCAGCAATGGAAGCTGAATACTGGCCCAGAAGATGGTTGACCTTGTTGTTTTTCCCGAGATTAGCCGCAGTATGATGAGTATGATAGTTATTGTACGATGCGGATGACAGGGAGGCAGTGTCGGTTGATCTGTACTGGTAATAATTGCCGCCGTTAccaaaaaactttttcgAGTTCGTGGAGAATGGCGGAGCAGTACCAACTGATAGGGCGGTTTTCTTGAAGATCGGTGAAGATTCACTGGAACCGTGAAGCAGCAAGATCTCTGAATCTACTTCATTTGCCGTGGTGAAACTCGACCTTCTGAAGCCGCCAATTTGCTGTGATCCAGCAGCACCGCCGTTCACAATGCCGGCCGCGGCGGCCTGACCGCCGTTGTTGTTACTATGGGACAGGGCgcttaaagaagaaactatGGATGCGAGTTCCATATCCATATCCATATCCATGTTCATTTCCATTTATACCCGCAATATTGCGTTATTCAGAAGAAATTTAAATGCGTAGTTCttgtttgttttcttgtttgCTTGCGTACTTCTATGCTTATAGATATATCAGTAGCAAGGAAGTTTCCTTTTCACCGCCTTTCAATGTTcctatctttttcttatgtTTCTCTTTAGAGACCAGATGaccagaaaaaaattagctAAGCAGTGTTATACTATTTACAGTAGATATTCAAATATGTGCAGGCACCacttatttttctttttccttcttttctttgtttttttttttctcctatTCATCAAGCTTCATACATCCAATATACATTCTCAAGTGTGCTAATGGTACATTTGGGAAATTATCTTCCTCTCTCCACAATTTttagaaggaaaaaagaaatgcaGTTCAGGGTAACAGAGTGCGCAATTACCGTAGATAGCGATCGGATGTTTATCTTTAGCCCTCTTTTTCTAGCTCAAACCCCGGCACGAATTTTTTAGGTCTTGCTGCTCTGCCCTCGGGCACTTTTCTTCGAGAAGTTCTGGGGCGGTCTGATCGGGAAAAAACGTTCCCTTTTCGGACGTATCGCAGGCAATGTGCAAAAGCTTATTATATACGAGAAAAGAAACGCGAAGGAAcgaaagaagatgaaaaaaatgcagCGATAAAATGATATTGTGGTtaatctaaatttatatatatatatatatatacatatatatatagaaatCTATTGTTATACACAAAAatacttattttttaatatagATGGCTGCAGATAAAGTAATAGTTTTATATATAGGTATATTTACTGCACAATTCACACGATGGGTGTTTCTGCGGTGTTGAAAAGAGCTAGGAATTTACTAGCAACGTTCATAGTCTGCTGTTTTATGGCAGTAGTGCTTGTTCTGGCGCTGGCACACCATTTTATAAATGAGCACAGAGACACTAGGAGTTCATCGACCCAAATCGAAGTTGATGACGAAAGTAAAAGAAACGTACACCATGACCATGTTCTCACTAGAACCAATGCATACGCGACGCCATACCTCGATCTGGAACATGACAAGAAAAACGGTATCGTCTACGATCATACAAGAACGGTTGTCCGTAAAAAGAACCACGAAGTGGGGTCCTCGTCACTGCATAAAAACCTTTTTCacaaatttttgacaaaGCTTATTTTTAGGTTTATCgagaaggaaaaagttACCGAAGGCGTAACGCAAGGAAAGTTCAATAATAGTAGCAATGAAATTGCCAATCATGAACcggtttttgaaaaaattcctgTACAGTGCGACAATCCATTACAGAATCTAATCTTATCGGAAGACTTGACATTAGTTGCGGATCttaattattattttaacCAGTACAATATTCAAATAGAGGAATTTAGATTGGAGACCGAAGATGGGTTTGTTATAGATTTGTGGCACTTGATACCAAAATATAGAACGACAGATTCtgacaagaagaagaggcCACCCATTTTGATGCTACATGGCCTTTTGCAAAGCAGTGGTTCGTTCGCATCCAATGGTAGAAAATCTCTGGCATATTTTCTGTATCAATCCGGTTACGACATATGGTTAGGGAATAACAGATGCGGGTTTAGGCCGGAATGGAACGAAGCGAAAGTACCGACACTAGCTTCCAGGTGGGACTGGGACCTTCGCGAGATGGTTAAGTACGATCTGACCCTTTTGATTGATACCGTGTTAGCTAAGACGCAGTTTGAAAAGCTTACTTTGATCTCGCATTCTCAGGGCACTACACAGGGGTTTATGGGCTTGGTCAACGAAGATAAGTTTTTCCCTCCCGGTTCGGGATCTAAAGAATCTTTTTTCACTTCTAAGATCGCAAACTATATTGCCTTGGCCCCCGCAGTGTATCCTGGTCCCTTACTTAACGAGAAATTGTTTGTTAAGCTTATGACAAAGGAAATCGAAAATCCCTGGTTCTTTGGTGAAACGAGCTTTTTTGAGATAATGATGATTGTAAGAAACTTGTGCGTTGGTGAGAGCTTGTTCTCCTTTGTTTGTTACACCATCTTCAATTACCTGTTTGATTGGAACGATACCCTTTGGGATACCGCATTAAGAGATCGCCATTTCCTGTTTTCGCCAGTCCATGTTTCAGTGAAGTTGATGCAATGGTGGCTGTCACCCGACCCCAACAAGGTAAGTTTTAAATTTGGTTCCCATAAGATGTTCCCCGACAATGTTAAGTGGTTTTCAGACGCATCAAAGGCCCCAAATATCTACTTGTTTGTTCCAAAGCAAGATAGATTGGTGGACGGAGAAAGACTAATCAATCATTTCGTCAATGTGGAGTCGAATGTCAACTACAAGATCTGGTACATTGATGAGTATGCCCATATTGATGTCCTATGGGCACATGATGTCATAGAGAGAATTGGTAAACCAATTTTACAGAATTTGAACAACTATTACTCCAAGAAGCCATCCAGCGCCTTTGAAAGTGATTGTTCGGACACAGAGGTGGAAACGGAGCTGGAAATGGTTGCTGAGAAGGCTTGAAGAGGAAGCATGATATATAGGTTAATATAAATTATACTTGGGAATACATAGATAGAGGGCTAGTaaatttttagtttttaattgttctttttttttgaagtatTGTGTCACAAATTGTCGGGAGTTGGGACATCACCGTGCATAACgatacatttttttgaaaaatttgatattgaaaaaaaatcgatgaGTTTGAATTACATTACAGTTGTATAAAGCAACCGCATTTCATTAACGTAGTTTGACTCGCGAAGATAAGGCGTTAAAATGAAGATTAAGACCATTAAAAGAAGTGCTGATGACTATGTCCCTGTTAAAAGTACGCAGGAATCTCAAATGCCCAGGAATTTGAACCCTGAATTGCATCCTTTTGAAAGGGCACGTGAATATACTAAAGCTTTGAATGCCACcaaattggaaagaatgTTTGCTAAACCCTTTGTGGGTCAGTTAGGATACGGTCATAGAGATGGTGTTTATGCTATTGCCAAAAATTATGGTAGTCTGAATAAATTGGCTACTGGTTCTGCAGATGGTGTGATTAAATACTGGAACATGTCTACTAGAGAAGAATTTGTTTCCTTTAAGGCGCATTATGGACTCGTTACTGGTCTTTGTGTGACACAGCCTCGTTTTCATGACAAGAAGCCAGATTTGAAGAGCCAAAATTTTATGTTATCTTGCAGTGATGACAAAACTGTCAAGCTATGGTCAATAAATGTTGATGATTACTCCAATAAAAACTCCAGTGATAACGACTCCGTTACTAACGAGGAAGGTTTGATTCGTACTTTTGACGGTGAATCTGCATTTCAAGGTATCGATTCGCACAGAGAAAACTCCACGTTTGCCACAGGTGGGGCCAAGATCCATCTTTGGGACGTTAACAGATTGAAGCCAGTTTCCGATCTATCATGGGGAGCAGACAACATTACTAGTTTAAAATTCAATCAAAATGAAACAGATATCTTGGCCAGTACTGGTAGTGATAATTCTATTGTTCTTTACGACTTGAGAACCAACTCCCCCACACAAAAGATTGTTCAAACAATGAGGACGAATGCTATTTGCTGGAATCCAATGGAGGCCTTCAACTTTGTAACTGCCAATGAAGATCATAACGCCTACTATTATGATATGAGGAATTTATCACGTTCATTGAATGTATTCAAAGATCACGTCAGCGCAGTAATGGATGTTGACTTTTCTCCTACGGGGGATGAGATTGTTACTGGTTCGTACGATAAGAGTATCAGAATATATAAGACGAATCACGGACATTCGAGAGAAATTTATCATACGAAGAGAATGCAGCATGTTTTCCAGGTTAAATATTCCATGGATTCTAAATATATTATCAGTGGATCTGATGATGGGAATGTTAGGCTATGGAGAAGTAAAGCTTGGGAGAGGTCTAATGTCAAAACTACTCgtgaaaagaataaattaGAATATGacgaaaaattaaaagaaagatttaGACATATGCCGGAGATCAAAAGAATCAGTAGACATAGACACGTGCCACAAGTCATCAAAAAGGCTCAGGAAATTAAGAACATTGAGTTGAGTTCTATTAAGAGAAGAGAAGCTAATGAAAGGCGTACTAGAAAGGATATGCCATACATTTCCGaaaggaagaaacaaaTCGTTGGTACCGTGCACAAATATGAAGATTCAGGAAGAGAtaggaaaagaagaaaggaagATGACAAACGTGATACTCAAGAAAAGTAGTTATTCTGTTTTATGTTGTCTGTATATACACATATGTACAatatttgcatttttttaatttttaattCACATGTATTTGATAAATGTTCACGCCAGTCCCGTTAAATTAAAATTACCATTTTATTAGATTATGAATTTATATATGAATACATTGTGTCGTAATGGtagaagaagttgaaaaaaaaaatgtcaagGGACAGCATGGGTACAGTGTGTTgagccaaaaaaaaaaagaaaaaaaaagaaaaaactttttgttctctggttcttttc
Above is a genomic segment from Saccharomyces cerevisiae S288C chromosome XII, complete sequence containing:
- the EMC6 gene encoding Emc6p (Member of conserved ER transmembrane complex; required for efficient folding of proteins in the ER; null mutant displays induction of the unfolded protein response; homologous to worm F33D4.7/EMC-6, fly CG11781, human TMEM93), whose translation is MSSNEEVFTQINATANVVDNKKRLLFVQDSSALVLGLVAGFLQIESVHGFIWFLILYNLINVIYIVWICQLQPGKFYQSPLHDIFFESFFREITGFVMAWTFGYALIG
- the YEH1 gene encoding sterol esterase (Steryl ester hydrolase; one of three gene products (Yeh1p, Yeh2p, Tgl1p) responsible for steryl ester hydrolase activity and involved in sterol homeostasis; localized to lipid particle membranes; YEH1 has a paralog, YEH2, that arose from the whole genome duplication), with the protein product MGVSAVLKRARNLLATFIVCCFMAVVLVLALAHHFINEHRDTRSSSTQIEVDDESKRNVHHDHVLTRTNAYATPYLDLEHDKKNGIVYDHTRTVVRKKNHEVGSSSLHKNLFHKFLTKLIFRFIEKEKVTEGVTQGKFNNSSNEIANHEPVFEKIPVQCDNPLQNLILSEDLTLVADLNYYFNQYNIQIEEFRLETEDGFVIDLWHLIPKYRTTDSDKKKRPPILMLHGLLQSSGSFASNGRKSLAYFLYQSGYDIWLGNNRCGFRPEWNEAKVPTLASRWDWDLREMVKYDLTLLIDTVLAKTQFEKLTLISHSQGTTQGFMGLVNEDKFFPPGSGSKESFFTSKIANYIALAPAVYPGPLLNEKLFVKLMTKEIENPWFFGETSFFEIMMIVRNLCVGESLFSFVCYTIFNYLFDWNDTLWDTALRDRHFLFSPVHVSVKLMQWWLSPDPNKVSFKFGSHKMFPDNVKWFSDASKAPNIYLFVPKQDRLVDGERLINHFVNVESNVNYKIWYIDEYAHIDVLWAHDVIERIGKPILQNLNNYYSKKPSSAFESDCSDTEVETELEMVAEKA
- the SOF1 gene encoding rRNA-processing protein SOF1 (Protein required for biogenesis of 40S (small) ribosomal subunit; has similarity to the beta subunit of trimeric G-proteins and the splicing factor Prp4p; essential gene), which gives rise to MKIKTIKRSADDYVPVKSTQESQMPRNLNPELHPFERAREYTKALNATKLERMFAKPFVGQLGYGHRDGVYAIAKNYGSLNKLATGSADGVIKYWNMSTREEFVSFKAHYGLVTGLCVTQPRFHDKKPDLKSQNFMLSCSDDKTVKLWSINVDDYSNKNSSDNDSVTNEEGLIRTFDGESAFQGIDSHRENSTFATGGAKIHLWDVNRLKPVSDLSWGADNITSLKFNQNETDILASTGSDNSIVLYDLRTNSPTQKIVQTMRTNAICWNPMEAFNFVTANEDHNAYYYDMRNLSRSLNVFKDHVSAVMDVDFSPTGDEIVTGSYDKSIRIYKTNHGHSREIYHTKRMQHVFQVKYSMDSKYIISGSDDGNVRLWRSKAWERSNVKTTREKNKLEYDEKLKERFRHMPEIKRISRHRHVPQVIKKAQEIKNIELSSIKRREANERRTRKDMPYISERKKQIVGTVHKYEDSGRDRKRRKEDDKRDTQEK
- the PUF3 gene encoding mRNA-binding protein PUF3 (Protein of the mitochondrial outer surface; links the Arp2/3 complex with the mitochondria during anterograde mitochondrial movement; also binds to and promotes degradation of mRNAs for select nuclear-encoded mitochondrial proteins; translationally represses oxidative stress-linked genes; regulates CoQ biosynthesis); this translates as MEMNMDMDMDMELASIVSSLSALSHSNNNGGQAAAAGIVNGGAAGSQQIGGFRRSSFTTANEVDSEILLLHGSSESSPIFKKTALSVGTAPPFSTNSKKFFGNGGNYYQYRSTDTASLSSASYNNYHTHHTAANLGKNNKVNHLLGQYSASIAGPVYYNGNDNNNSGGEGFFEKFGKSLIDGTRELESQDRPDAVNTQSQFISKSVSNASLDTQNTFEQNVESDKNFNKLNRNTTNSGSLYHSSSNSGSSASLESENAHYPKRNIWNVANTPVFRPSNNPAAVGATNVALPNQQDGPANNNFPPYMNGFPPNQFHQGPHYQNFPNYLIGSPSNFISQMISVQIPANEDTEDSNGKKKKKANRPSSVSSPSSPPNNSPFPFAYPNPMMFMPPPPLSAPQQQQQQQQQQQQEDQQQQQQQENPYIYYPTPNPIPVKMPKDEKTFKKRNNKNHPANNSNNANKQANPYLENSIPTKNTSKKNASSKSNESTANNHKSHSHSHPHSQSLQQQQQTYHRSPLLEQLRNSSSDKNSNSNMSLKDIFGHSLEFCKDQHGSRFIQRELATSPASEKEVIFNEIRDDAIELSNDVFGNYVIQKFFEFGSKIQKNTLVDQFKGNMKQLSLQMYACRVIQKALEYIDSNQRIELVLELSDSVLQMIKDQNGNHVIQKAIETIPIEKLPFILSSLTGHIYHLSTHSYGCRVIQRLLEFGSSEDQESILNELKDFIPYLIQDQYGNYVIQYVLQQDQFTNKEMVDIKQEIIETVANNVVEYSKHKFASNVVEKSILYGSKNQKDLIISKILPRDKNHALNLEDDSPMILMIKDQFANYVIQKLVNVSEGEGKKLIVIAIRAYLDKLNKSNSLGNRHLASVEKLAALVENAEV